One Clupea harengus chromosome 12, Ch_v2.0.2, whole genome shotgun sequence DNA segment encodes these proteins:
- the hapln1b gene encoding hyaluronan and proteoglycan link protein 1 — MNALLLFALFSLSIAQNFEDAYSDLESYNLRTIYITENGPKLSVVTDQAKVISRRGGNATLPCRFQRDPAAGPNPKLRIKWTKLTADYLKEVDVFVAMGYHKRSYGRFHGRVHLQGDGDSDASLVINDITLEDYGRYKCEVIDGLEDGTVVISLDLQGVVYPYFPRLGRYNLNFHDAEKACQDQDAVVASFDQLYDAWRGGLDWCNAGWLSDGSVQYPITKPREPCGGKNTVPGVRNYGKRDKDKNRYDVFCFSSNFNGQFYYLIHPGKLTYDEAVQACQRDGAQLAKVGQMYTAWKLLGYDRCDAGWLADGSVRYPISRPRRRCSPDEASVRFSGYPDRKHKLYGAYCFKGHN, encoded by the exons ATGAATGCTTTGCTGCTCTTCGCTTTGTTCTCGTTGAGCATTGCACAGAACTTCGAAGATGCTTACAGTGACCTGGAATCCTATAATCTCAGGACCATCTACATTACAG AAAATGGCCCAAAGCTCTCAGTGGTGACAGACCAAGCCAAGGTCATCTCTCGTCGAGGGGGCAATGCAACACTGCCGTGCCGCTTCCAGCGGGACCCCGCCGCTGGGCCGAACCCCAAGCTGAGGATCAAATGGACTAAGCTCACCGCAGACTACCTGAAGGAGGTCGACGTCTTCGTCGCCATGGGTTACCACAAAAGGAGCTACGGGAGGTTCCACGGACGAGTGCATCTTCAGGGAGACGGCGACAGCGATGCCTCTCTGGTCATCAATGACATCACCCTGGAGGACTATGGGAGATACAAGTGTGAAGTCATTGATGGGCTAGAGGATGGCACTGTAGTGATCTCCCTCGACCTACAAG GTGTGGTGTACCCATATTTCCCACGGCTGGGTAGGTACAATCTGAACTTCCATGACGCAGAAAAGGCCTGTCAGGATCAGGATGCTGTGGTGGCCTCGTTCGACCAGCTGTATGACGCCTGGAGAGGAGGTCTGGACTGGTGTAACGCGGGGTGGCTGAGCGACGGGTCCGTGCAGTACCCCATCACCAAACCCAGAGAGCCCTGCGGGGGCAAGAACACTGTGCCAGGAGTGAGGAATTATGGGAAGCGCGACAAGGACAAGAACCGCTACGACGTCTTCTGTTTCTCATCGAACTTCAATG GTCAATTCTACTACCTGATCCACCCTGGCAAGCTGACGTATGACGAGGCGGTACAAGCGTGCCAGCGCGACGGTGCCCAGCTCGCCAAGGTGGGCCAGATGTACACCGCCTGGAAGCTTCTGGGCTACGACCGCTGCGACGCAGGTTGGCTGGCGGACGGGAGCGTGCGCTACCCCATTAGCCGTCCCCGTCGCCGCTGCAGCCCGGACGAGGCCAGCGTGCGCTTCTCTGGCTACCCCGATCGCAAGCACAAGCTCTACGGTGCCTACTGCTTCAAGGGCCACAACTGA